Proteins encoded in a region of the Candidatus Obscuribacter sp. genome:
- a CDS encoding endonuclease MutS2 has protein sequence MDIYQRSLKSLEWERLVLALAGLAETSSGRQRLVILLPEAAPGELLLANLLLDQTKEALDLINARAYPSLAGLEISTDTLSVLSLGGALSIHELLAVFKLLRISRTVKNSLALLDKTSFPCLHPFAARFVALPHLERDLSDALELDGTVKDEASPVLRRLRREARELGVKVKEELKRIINNLSGSKALQEDLYTMRNGRFVLPVNANQRYQVDGIVHDASHTGLTIFVEPLPVMELSNQIRIKEAEIESEIERILLVLTESLRPHADALKDSLEAAIELDCIFARARLARIMDGERPELAAEPTIDLKSAKHPLLLLQNQTEGKKRPVIANSVTIAGGASSARSLVITGPNTGGKTVLLKLIGLCALMVRCGLLPPVARGSSISLFEVSADIGDDQSIAESLSTFSSHIKNIVDILNGATSKSLVLLDEVGAGTDPKEGAALSQAILEDLAHKGACVVATTHLGELKTLAYTNQSFINGSFEFDMDELSPTYKLRLGVPGSSKATEVATRLGLDKTVIVRASELASASKNMLDDVVASLTAKLAEVSTLEEQLSSEKALIEKLKGEFEKDKAELKTKRDAILAEQKAELQKEYGAARDLIKETVAALQKEPGLKKAEVARRQLEELRQDLAWDKPLKSQTKAKEELWTVGMKVRVQALNRLGEVQEVLKDSRGKVEGLMVQMGVLKIKVKPDELDLLGGDDKSQYKAHKRKKERVVYNFASTEGTSVFVRSQANTLDLRGKRVDEAMGLLEGFVDSCVLGRISPFMVIHGHGTGALKSVVREFLSGNRYPIEFRPGETYEGGDGVSVVELKN, from the coding sequence TTGGATATATACCAACGCAGTCTCAAGTCCCTGGAGTGGGAAAGACTGGTATTGGCTTTAGCGGGTCTGGCTGAGACCTCATCCGGACGCCAAAGACTTGTCATACTTTTGCCGGAAGCAGCTCCCGGTGAGCTTTTGCTTGCCAATTTGCTTTTGGATCAGACCAAAGAAGCCCTTGACCTGATTAATGCCCGTGCTTATCCGAGTCTGGCTGGTCTGGAAATATCTACAGATACTTTGAGTGTGCTCTCTCTGGGTGGTGCGCTCTCAATTCACGAGCTTTTAGCAGTCTTTAAATTACTGCGCATTTCGCGTACCGTTAAAAACAGTCTTGCTCTGCTTGATAAAACAAGCTTTCCTTGTTTGCATCCATTTGCAGCACGTTTTGTAGCACTACCGCATCTGGAGCGCGATCTTAGTGATGCTTTGGAATTGGACGGCACAGTTAAAGATGAAGCCAGCCCAGTACTGAGACGTCTGCGCCGCGAGGCGCGAGAGCTTGGTGTCAAAGTCAAAGAAGAATTGAAGCGTATTATCAATAATCTCTCTGGCTCAAAGGCACTGCAAGAAGATCTTTATACAATGCGCAATGGCCGCTTTGTTTTGCCAGTCAATGCCAACCAACGCTATCAAGTCGATGGTATCGTCCATGATGCTTCTCATACCGGTCTGACTATATTTGTTGAGCCATTACCGGTGATGGAGCTGAGCAATCAAATCCGCATCAAAGAAGCCGAAATTGAAAGCGAAATTGAACGAATTTTGCTGGTTTTGACAGAGTCCCTCCGTCCTCATGCTGATGCACTCAAAGATAGCCTGGAAGCGGCTATTGAGCTTGATTGTATCTTTGCCAGAGCGCGCCTTGCTCGCATCATGGATGGTGAGCGTCCTGAGCTAGCGGCTGAGCCTACTATCGATCTTAAATCAGCTAAGCATCCACTTTTGCTCTTACAAAACCAAACAGAAGGCAAAAAGCGACCAGTGATCGCCAACAGTGTCACCATTGCTGGTGGCGCATCTAGTGCCCGTTCGCTGGTTATCACCGGTCCCAATACCGGGGGCAAGACTGTCTTACTTAAGTTAATTGGACTTTGCGCTTTGATGGTGCGCTGTGGTCTTTTGCCTCCTGTTGCTAGAGGCTCCAGTATCAGTCTCTTTGAAGTCAGTGCTGATATCGGTGATGATCAATCAATTGCCGAGAGTCTTTCTACTTTTTCTTCGCACATCAAAAATATCGTGGACATTTTAAATGGCGCGACCAGTAAGAGTCTTGTTTTGCTGGATGAAGTTGGCGCTGGTACCGATCCTAAAGAAGGTGCTGCACTCTCGCAAGCAATCTTAGAAGACCTGGCTCATAAAGGGGCTTGTGTGGTGGCTACCACTCACCTTGGTGAGCTAAAGACACTTGCTTATACCAATCAGTCTTTTATCAACGGCAGCTTTGAATTTGATATGGACGAGCTAAGTCCTACTTATAAGTTGAGACTGGGTGTGCCTGGTAGCTCAAAAGCCACCGAGGTAGCTACTCGTCTGGGTCTGGATAAAACTGTCATAGTCAGAGCCAGTGAGCTTGCCAGTGCCAGTAAAAATATGCTCGATGATGTAGTCGCTAGCCTTACAGCAAAACTAGCTGAGGTCAGTACTCTTGAGGAGCAACTGTCATCAGAAAAGGCCTTAATCGAAAAACTCAAGGGCGAGTTTGAAAAAGATAAAGCCGAACTCAAAACCAAAAGAGATGCAATCCTTGCTGAGCAAAAAGCTGAATTGCAAAAAGAATATGGTGCTGCCCGAGATCTAATTAAAGAGACTGTGGCTGCTCTGCAAAAAGAGCCAGGTTTAAAAAAGGCCGAAGTGGCAAGACGCCAGCTTGAGGAGCTAAGACAGGATCTGGCCTGGGACAAGCCGCTCAAGAGCCAAACCAAAGCCAAAGAAGAACTCTGGACTGTAGGCATGAAAGTGCGCGTGCAGGCTCTTAACAGACTGGGCGAAGTGCAGGAAGTATTAAAAGACTCTCGCGGCAAAGTCGAAGGACTGATGGTGCAGATGGGTGTACTCAAAATTAAAGTTAAGCCTGACGAGCTAGATTTGCTCGGGGGCGACGATAAGTCACAGTACAAGGCACACAAACGTAAAAAAGAGCGGGTTGTCTATAACTTTGCCAGTACAGAAGGCACTTCGGTCTTTGTGCGCTCTCAGGCTAATACCTTGGACTTACGTGGCAAGCGGGTGGATGAAGCCATGGGCCTACTGGAAGGCTTTGTCGACAGCTGCGTACTTGGTCGCATCAGTCCTTTTATGGTGATCCATGGGCATGGCACTGGCGCACTCAAATCAGTAGTGCGCGAATTTTTGAGCGGCAATCGTTATCCTATAGAGTTTAGACCTGGTGAAACTTATGAAGGTGGCGACGGCGTATCTGTGGTTGAGCTAAAGAATTAG
- a CDS encoding gamma carbonic anhydrase family protein, which translates to MIFEFEKKAPKIAKSAYIAPNAVVIGEVEIEDEASIWFNCVVRGDINRIFVGRGSNIQDSCVMHVTNTHPMIVHERVTVGHGAILHGATIESDCLIAMGTIILDGALIGSHSVVAAGSLVAPGTQIPPGSLVMGVPGKVVRQVTDRDREMIQIGWQNYVGYKEQYLSSLKQLD; encoded by the coding sequence ATGATATTTGAATTTGAGAAAAAAGCGCCCAAGATAGCCAAATCAGCCTACATTGCGCCCAATGCAGTGGTAATCGGCGAAGTGGAAATCGAGGACGAAGCGTCAATCTGGTTTAACTGTGTAGTCAGGGGCGATATCAATCGAATTTTTGTCGGACGCGGCTCAAACATCCAGGACAGCTGTGTCATGCATGTCACTAACACCCATCCGATGATTGTCCACGAGAGAGTGACAGTAGGACATGGCGCCATTTTGCACGGAGCAACAATCGAATCAGACTGTCTCATTGCTATGGGTACCATCATCCTCGATGGCGCCCTGATAGGCTCCCATAGCGTTGTTGCCGCTGGCAGCCTTGTCGCTCCAGGCACGCAAATACCACCAGGCTCTCTTGTTATGGGTGTGCCAGGCAAAGTTGTAAGACAGGTGACTGACCGGGACCGTGAAATGATCCAGATTGGCTGGCAAAACTATGTGGGCTATAAAGAGCAATATCTAAGCAGTCTAAAACAGCTTGATTGA
- a CDS encoding alpha/beta fold hydrolase, translating into MSLSSSSFGKKLAIGGNSLHKSFKTILTGIAALGLTLAVSAPVSAEVERLDEPRLVGHDYLPELPVSVWQDQEKPAKGVVVAVHGLVMHGRVYDVMARKLAAQGFIVLAPDLRGYGRWQTDVQDESKAGKEDGKVQYHKSLEDLKGLVAAVSVKYPNLPLFLVGESLGAGLSIRVAEALPESVSGLVLSSPAIKRRMYLEPEMVVQAASLVTNPMRQVDLVPYIKKFASEDPRIVEEAINDPYVRKHLNLSELMGTASIIRGNISHAHGVPASVPVLVIQGDKDKMLRSDAVTLLLSRLRTKDRTVRWLPGKGHVLIETAHIEPSTMSTISSWLDDHLMTPTRETYTEGLVSSGPGRTLDVYQP; encoded by the coding sequence ATGTCGTTAAGTTCGTCTTCGTTTGGCAAAAAATTAGCAATTGGCGGGAATTCTTTGCATAAATCATTTAAAACAATCCTCACGGGGATTGCAGCACTTGGTCTGACGCTTGCTGTTAGTGCTCCGGTCTCAGCTGAGGTCGAGCGCCTTGATGAACCCAGACTGGTGGGGCATGACTATCTGCCCGAATTACCAGTGTCAGTCTGGCAAGATCAAGAAAAACCGGCTAAGGGCGTAGTGGTGGCTGTCCATGGCCTGGTCATGCATGGTCGCGTCTACGACGTCATGGCTCGCAAGCTAGCTGCTCAAGGTTTTATCGTCCTTGCTCCTGACCTGCGCGGATATGGACGCTGGCAAACAGATGTCCAGGACGAGAGCAAGGCCGGCAAAGAAGACGGCAAAGTGCAGTACCACAAGAGTCTGGAAGACCTGAAGGGACTGGTTGCTGCGGTATCTGTCAAATATCCCAATTTACCTTTGTTTTTGGTCGGTGAGAGCCTGGGTGCTGGACTATCAATCCGTGTCGCCGAAGCCCTGCCTGAATCTGTCAGCGGCCTTGTGCTATCCAGCCCCGCCATCAAAAGACGCATGTATCTTGAGCCCGAGATGGTTGTACAAGCTGCCTCTCTAGTGACAAATCCAATGCGTCAGGTAGACCTCGTACCTTATATTAAGAAATTTGCATCTGAAGATCCGCGCATTGTTGAAGAAGCTATTAACGACCCTTATGTGCGCAAACATCTCAACTTGAGTGAACTGATGGGCACAGCCAGCATCATCCGCGGCAATATTAGCCATGCTCATGGTGTGCCGGCATCAGTGCCAGTACTGGTAATCCAGGGTGATAAGGACAAAATGCTGCGCAGTGACGCTGTTACGCTTTTGCTTTCACGGTTGCGCACCAAAGATCGCACTGTGCGCTGGTTGCCAGGTAAGGGACATGTGTTGATTGAGACTGCCCATATTGAGCCATCCACAATGTCTACAATTTCTTCCTGGCTTGACGACCATCTGATGACACCCACCAGAGAGACTTATACCGAAGGATTGGTGTCAAGTGGTCCTGGTCGCACCCTGGATGTTTATCAACCCTAG